A stretch of DNA from Candidatus Pseudomonas phytovorans:
TTTCGATGGCGGCGAAAATGGCATCGAACGTGGCTTTTCCGTTGATCAGCAACTTTACCTGGTTGTTCGCCAGGCAGGGCATGCGGCCCAGCTTGGGCATGGCCCGCAGGGCTGCGTAGCTTTCTGATTCACGGGCGGTCAGGGCTTCCTCCACCCAAGGCCGCCAGTTGAGGTTGGCCATGGCCACGTGCATTTCCTGGTTGGCCTGGCGCCTGGCCTTGATGTAGGCATAGAACGAGCGCGCGCCAAAAATAAGGTAGGGGATCAAGGTAAGGTAGGGGATGAAGAACAACGGCATGGCCCAGGCAATCGCGCCTTGGGCGGTACGCACCGTGAAGACCGCGTGCAGTGCGGCGACGATACCCAGTAGGTGAATCAGTCCGAGTAGGTAACCAAAAAAGTAGGGGCTGTGGTAATCCATATGCATCCTGCTTGCCGAGTACACTTGAGCTAACAGAACACGTTCCCGGTCCACCTTGCAACCTGAAGGTGGATTTGGCGTCCAAGGTTCAGCCCGGCCCGCTTGGCCGGTTTTTCCAGGAGCGATCGTCCATGAAGATTCGTCTGCCACTGTTGGCGTTGGCCCTAGCTGTGAGCAGCCCGCTGGTGCATGCCCAGGTGCTCCAACCAGGTTTGTGGGAGCTGACCACCAGCAACATGCAGGTCGATGGCAAGCCGTTACCCGACATGCAGTTCATGCTCGGTCAGTTGAAAAACCTGCCGCCAGAGCAGCGCGCGATGATGGAAGGGGTGTTGGCCAAACAAGGGGTGACGGTAGGTGGCAACGGCGTGCGTTCGTGCCTGACGCCAGAGCAGGTGGCAACCAACGACATCCCACTGCAGGATCCGAAGTCAGGCTGCACCCAGAAGATTACCGACCGTACCGGTAATGTGTGGAAGTTCCAGTTCAGCTGCCCCAAGGCACAGGGCACCGGCCAGGCCACCTTCCTCAGTGACCGGGAATTCACCACGCAGGTCAGTGGTACATTCAACGCTTCGGGTGTGCAGCAACAAGGCAGCATGAACACCCGTGCGGTGTGGCTGGGCAATGACTGTGGCACGGTCAAACCGCGCAGCTGACGTCCCAATGCCATTGGCTGGTGGCAACGGCGTCGTGGGCATGCAGGCTCTCTGCATGTTCCACGCGCAGCTTGAAAGCCGTGCTCCATTCCAATTGCCGTAACGCCTTGTGCAGGCGTCGTGCGGCGTCTTCACAGAACATCAGGTTCTGCCCGTTGGCCAAGGCGAACGCTTGCTCGTCCGCCCGTTTCACTGCGGTCTGCACAGCCGTCCCCAAGCTTGCCTCAATGCAATCGATCAATTCGGTGATGGGTAAAACTTGCTCATTGCTGCGCAGCCGTACCTGGGTTTGCGCGGTACTTCGTTGGCTGTGGGGCGTCGCCACAATACCTTCGGCGCTACCAAGCCACTCCAGTATTGCCGATTTTTCAACCTGCTCTTTGCTGAAGTCGTCCATGAATTGCTGCTGAATCAGCTGCCGTGCAAGCGCAGCCGAGCATGGACAGGTAGAGGAATAGGGTACGGAAACAGATAGTTCCACGTGGAACATTTCATTTTCTATCCGTGCATTGACCGTTACGGCATAGCTTTTCCAGCCTGCCAATGGGCTGATCAAGGCCGGCCTTTTTAGCAAATGCTCGAAGCGCAGGCGCAGGTAGGCTGCTGAAGAAAGCCCTTCATGGCTGCTCAGAAAATCAGCCAGTACCTGCCTGATTGCCAGCGGAGTGAGGGGCTGGTGCTCCAGTGACTCCAAGGCAAGGTAAAGCCGCGACATGTGGATGCCGCGGGAATTGCCATCCACCAGGTTTACCCCTGCATCCACTTTGGCAGCTGCGGTTCGCCCTTCGAATTGCACAGGCAAGGCAATTCCGCGCATGCCCACCCAGTCCAGAGGCAAGGTGTACGCCAAGGTTTGTGCAGCGATGTCGGGGAGTTTTAGCTGGGTCATCTGGATTTCCAAACAAAAAGGGGCATCAGTGGCAACCGCCGATCAAGCTGCAATGCAGGTTGAAGCGCTGCCCGCTAGAGCTGGATACGCGGTTCAAGGTGGTCCAGCCAACGCGACGGCTGTAACCCACCCAGGCTTCGCCATCGCTGGCCAGGCCGGTGAAAAACGTGAATGTGCCATAGCGGCTGTTGGTTTGTGCCCACAGGCGCCGGCTGCTGAAGTCGTAACCGCGCAGGTAGAAAGTGCTGCCTTGGCTGCGCACGCTGTAGTAACTGCCCTTGCCATCCTGGCAGGCAAGCAATGTCGCGCTGCGTGTACACACCGCCAAGCTGCTGCTATTTGGCATGGCAAACAGCGAAGTGGGCATGATGAGCAATAACAGCAGCATGGCGCGTGGCAGATTCATTTTTCATCCCCGGTGAGTACTCGTCCGTCGAGAACGGCTTGGCGAAATTGTATTGTTACTTTATAACATTGTGCAATGCATCGTTTCGAATGCGCTCGCCTGAAGAGGTTTTGCCATGTCCACCCGTCTCCCCGTCACCGTTCTGTCTGGCTTCCTTGGCGCCGGCAAGAGCACTTTGCTCAACCATGCGCTGCGTAACCGCGACAACCTGCGGGTCGCGGTCATCGTCAACGACATGAGTGAAATCAACATCGACGCCAGCGAGGTACAACGCAACGTCAGCCTCAACCGCGCTGAAGAGAAACTGGTCGAGATGAGCAACGGCTGCATTTGCTGCACGCTGCGTGAAGATCTGCTCGAAGAAGTGGCGCGGCTGGCCGAAGAGGGGCGCTTCGATTACTTGCTCATCGAGTCCACAGGTATCTCGGAGCCACTTCCGGTGGCCGAAACGTTCACCTTTCGCGACGAGCAGGGCCGCAGCCTTTCCGACATGGCGCGGCTGGACACCATGGTCACTGTCGTCGATGGGCTGAATTTTTTGCGTGATTACCAGGCGGCAGACAGCCTGGCCAGCCATGGCGAAACCTTGGGCGAAGAGGACGAGCGATCGATCAGTGATCTGCTGATCGAGCAGGTGGAGTTCGCCGATGTGCTGTTGCTGAGCAAGATCGACCTGATCAGCCAGCACGAGCGTGAAGAGCTCATGGCTATTTTGCGCAGCCTCAACGCCCGGGCGCAGATCGTGCCCATGGTCATGGGCCAAGTGCCACTGGCGCGCATTCTGGATACTGGGCTGTTCGACTTCGACCAAGCTGCCCAAGCGCCTGGCTGGTTGCAAGAATTGCGCGGCGAGCATGTGCCGGAGACTGAAGAATATGGCATCGCGGCCACGACTTGGCAGGCCAGGCGGCCGCTTCATCCACAACGCTTTTTCGACTTTATCCACATGCCCTGGAGTAATGGTCGGCTGCTGCGTTCGAAGGGTTTTTTCTGGTTGGCCAGCAAGTATCAGGAAGCCGGTAGCTGGTCCCAGGCAGGTGGCATGATGCGCCACGGCCTGGCGGGCCGTTGGTGGCGTTTCGTGCCGCGCGAGCAGTGGCCGCAGGATGTGGATAACACCGCCGAGATCTTGAAACACTGGGCCGCCGAGACCGGTGACTGCCGGCAGGAACTGGTGTTCATCGGGCAGAATATCGACTTCAAAGCGTTATCCACAGCGCTTGATGCTTGCCTGTTGACGGATGAAGAAATGGCTTTGGGGCACATGGGATGGTTGCGCCTGGCCGATCCATTTGGCCCTTGGCAGCAGGAGGCAGCAGCATGATGCCTGCGCGCAACCCTGTGGATATCTTCCAGGTGTCTGGCGAAACCCCGCTGGTATTGACCGACATACTGCAGGACGGTGTGAACCTGGCGGTGTGGCGCCGGCGCTTGCCGCCACAGCTAGAGGATTTTGCCGAGCTGGTAGTCAGCCTTGGGCAATACTTGGCTGACCAGCGCGTGATCGATGTGGACGAGCAGCAGGTGCCGGTCTTGCCTGAATTACTACGAGAAGCGGCGGACTTGCACGGTTACGCAGCATTCGTGGCCGATGTGGCTTGGCTGGTGGCGGCCTATACCTGCCTGGTTGGCGCGCGGCGGGTTGGCTTGCGTCTGCAGGTACTGACCGGGCCCATGTGCCCGCGCTTCCATGTGGATAACGTGCCGGTGCGGCTCCTGACTACCTATGTAGGGCCGGGTAGCGAGTGGTTGCGAGAGCGGGATAGCCCGCGTCGAGAGTTACACACAGCGCAAGTTCCTGTGGATAACATTCAGAAGCTGCAGGTCGGTGAAGTGGCCGTACTAAAGGGCGAGAAGTGGCAGGGCAACGAAGGTGCAGGCCTGGTGCACCGCTCGCCCTCGGGACAGCAAGGGCGCCTGCTGCTCAGCCTTGACTGGTTAGCCTGACGGCGCATAGTGAGCCATCACCCCCGCTTGAAGCCATCTCATGCTGCAGAACATTCCCACCCATGTGATTGCTGGCCCACTGGGGGCCGGCAAGACCACCCTGATCCGCCATCTGCTGGCCCAGCGCCCGGGCAACGAACGCTGGGCGGTATTGATCAATGAATTCGGCCTGGTTGGCCTGGATGCGGCCTTGCTCAGCCGTGACGATGACGGCATCGCCATTGGCGAGGTTGCAGGCGGCTGCCTGTGTTGTGTCAACGGTATGCCGTTCCAGGTGGGACTGGGCCGGTTGCTGCGCAAATCCCGGCCTGACCGGCTGTTCATCGAGCCCTCCGGTCTGGGTCACCCATTGCAGCTGATTGCTCAACTACAGCAGGCCCCGTGGGCTGGAGTGCTGACAATCCAGCCATTGGTCATGGTTGTGGATGCTCAATCCATGGCGCGAAACGAGCCGCTTCCAGAGGCCCAGCAACAGGCTTTCGACGCGTGTGAAAGCGTGATTTTCAACAAGTCAGAGGCTGTGGATGAAATATCTAAAGTGTTGATAACTAATAAATTTACCAACAAGAATATGCTCTGGTCCGTACAAGGTCAGGTGCCTTTATCAAG
This window harbors:
- the zigA gene encoding zinc metallochaperone GTPase ZigA is translated as MSTRLPVTVLSGFLGAGKSTLLNHALRNRDNLRVAVIVNDMSEINIDASEVQRNVSLNRAEEKLVEMSNGCICCTLREDLLEEVARLAEEGRFDYLLIESTGISEPLPVAETFTFRDEQGRSLSDMARLDTMVTVVDGLNFLRDYQAADSLASHGETLGEEDERSISDLLIEQVEFADVLLLSKIDLISQHEREELMAILRSLNARAQIVPMVMGQVPLARILDTGLFDFDQAAQAPGWLQELRGEHVPETEEYGIAATTWQARRPLHPQRFFDFIHMPWSNGRLLRSKGFFWLASKYQEAGSWSQAGGMMRHGLAGRWWRFVPREQWPQDVDNTAEILKHWAAETGDCRQELVFIGQNIDFKALSTALDACLLTDEEMALGHMGWLRLADPFGPWQQEAAA
- a CDS encoding DUF3617 domain-containing protein, which encodes MKIRLPLLALALAVSSPLVHAQVLQPGLWELTTSNMQVDGKPLPDMQFMLGQLKNLPPEQRAMMEGVLAKQGVTVGGNGVRSCLTPEQVATNDIPLQDPKSGCTQKITDRTGNVWKFQFSCPKAQGTGQATFLSDREFTTQVSGTFNASGVQQQGSMNTRAVWLGNDCGTVKPRS
- a CDS encoding glutamine synthetase; the protein is MNLPRAMLLLLLIMPTSLFAMPNSSSLAVCTRSATLLACQDGKGSYYSVRSQGSTFYLRGYDFSSRRLWAQTNSRYGTFTFFTGLASDGEAWVGYSRRVGWTTLNRVSSSSGQRFNLHCSLIGGCH
- the folE2 gene encoding GTP cyclohydrolase FolE2 is translated as MTQLKLPDIAAQTLAYTLPLDWVGMRGIALPVQFEGRTAAAKVDAGVNLVDGNSRGIHMSRLYLALESLEHQPLTPLAIRQVLADFLSSHEGLSSAAYLRLRFEHLLKRPALISPLAGWKSYAVTVNARIENEMFHVELSVSVPYSSTCPCSAALARQLIQQQFMDDFSKEQVEKSAILEWLGSAEGIVATPHSQRSTAQTQVRLRSNEQVLPITELIDCIEASLGTAVQTAVKRADEQAFALANGQNLMFCEDAARRLHKALRQLEWSTAFKLRVEHAESLHAHDAVATSQWHWDVSCAV
- a CDS encoding CobW family GTP-binding protein, with translation MLQNIPTHVIAGPLGAGKTTLIRHLLAQRPGNERWAVLINEFGLVGLDAALLSRDDDGIAIGEVAGGCLCCVNGMPFQVGLGRLLRKSRPDRLFIEPSGLGHPLQLIAQLQQAPWAGVLTIQPLVMVVDAQSMARNEPLPEAQQQAFDACESVIFNKSEAVDEISKVLITNKFTNKNMLWSVQGQVPLSSLVGSPSQIVDSPFEENRIVDNLGVPPTILWTDPSQPICLAQEGEGGWSIGWRWHPAQQFYPQRLQAFLRSWRWRRAKGVIHSLEGWQSFNGLNGDMPMWQPSDWRRDSRIELIFDQPQSQPALQAGLSDCRVS
- a CDS encoding DUF1826 domain-containing protein translates to MMPARNPVDIFQVSGETPLVLTDILQDGVNLAVWRRRLPPQLEDFAELVVSLGQYLADQRVIDVDEQQVPVLPELLREAADLHGYAAFVADVAWLVAAYTCLVGARRVGLRLQVLTGPMCPRFHVDNVPVRLLTTYVGPGSEWLRERDSPRRELHTAQVPVDNIQKLQVGEVAVLKGEKWQGNEGAGLVHRSPSGQQGRLLLSLDWLA